The following proteins are co-located in the Streptomyces bottropensis ATCC 25435 genome:
- a CDS encoding MetQ/NlpA family ABC transporter substrate-binding protein translates to MRNTVKFTTAALAAGALTLGLTACGADKDDNASDTSGPLVVAASPTPHADILGFVKDHLAKDAGLELEVKEFSDYVLQNPATQDGSVDANYFQNQPYLDDYNKKNGTSIVPVVTVHLEPLGLYSRKVKSKDGLKSGATIAVPNDTVNEARALKLLDSAGIITLKEGVGTDATPADITANPKKLTFKELEAAQTPRSLDDVDAAVINGNYALEADLSPADDALAVEPAKNNPNGNFLAVKEGSEDDPRVKKLAKLLTSDEVRKFIEDKWSNGSVLPSF, encoded by the coding sequence GTGCGTAACACCGTCAAGTTCACCACCGCCGCTCTCGCCGCCGGGGCCCTCACCCTCGGGCTCACCGCCTGCGGCGCGGACAAGGACGACAACGCGTCCGACACGAGCGGCCCGCTGGTGGTCGCCGCCAGCCCGACCCCGCACGCGGACATCCTCGGCTTCGTGAAGGACCATCTGGCGAAGGACGCGGGCCTGGAGCTGGAGGTCAAGGAGTTCAGCGACTACGTCCTGCAGAACCCGGCGACGCAGGACGGGTCCGTCGACGCCAACTACTTCCAGAACCAGCCCTACCTCGACGACTACAACAAGAAGAACGGCACCAGCATCGTGCCCGTCGTCACCGTCCACCTGGAACCGCTCGGCCTCTACTCCCGCAAGGTCAAGAGCAAGGACGGCCTCAAGAGCGGCGCGACCATCGCCGTACCCAACGACACGGTCAACGAGGCGCGTGCCCTCAAGCTCCTCGACTCCGCCGGGATCATCACCCTCAAGGAGGGGGTCGGCACCGACGCGACCCCCGCCGACATCACCGCGAACCCGAAGAAGCTCACGTTCAAGGAACTGGAGGCGGCCCAGACCCCGCGCTCCCTGGACGACGTCGACGCCGCGGTGATCAACGGCAACTACGCCCTCGAAGCGGACCTCTCGCCCGCCGACGACGCCCTCGCCGTGGAGCCCGCCAAGAACAATCCGAACGGCAACTTCCTCGCCGTCAAGGAGGGCAGCGAGGACGACCCGCGCGTGAAGAAGCTCGCCAAGCTCCTCACCTCCGACGAGGTACGGAAGTTCATCGAGGACAAGTGGAGCAACGGCTCCGTCCTCCCGTCCTTCTGA
- a CDS encoding GNAT family N-acetyltransferase has protein sequence MMSTFPDISINTDRLVLRPFDEDDIQAFTEMMNDEQVMAWTDVPQPFTEREARTWITEYAPTERTSGRGLDLAVTEFLTQRLVGVIQLTKTDWHVRATELSYVVAPWARGEGYASEAALATAQWLFREQKFERIELRTAADNTASQQVAQKIGCISEGVLRNACIARTRTAEDGWTEVRTDFIVWSLLPEDIEGVSQELADSGGYGAYSDWN, from the coding sequence ATGATGAGCACCTTTCCCGACATCTCCATCAACACGGATCGGTTGGTTCTGCGCCCGTTCGACGAGGACGACATCCAGGCGTTCACCGAGATGATGAACGACGAACAGGTGATGGCCTGGACCGATGTCCCGCAGCCCTTCACCGAACGCGAGGCGCGTACCTGGATCACCGAGTACGCGCCCACCGAACGCACCTCGGGACGCGGCCTCGACCTCGCGGTCACCGAGTTCCTCACCCAGCGCCTGGTCGGCGTCATCCAGTTGACGAAAACCGACTGGCACGTGCGTGCGACGGAACTCTCGTACGTCGTCGCCCCCTGGGCCCGCGGTGAGGGCTACGCCTCCGAGGCCGCCCTCGCCACCGCCCAATGGCTGTTCCGTGAGCAGAAGTTCGAACGCATCGAGCTGCGCACGGCCGCCGACAACACCGCCTCCCAGCAGGTCGCCCAGAAGATCGGCTGTATCAGCGAGGGCGTGCTGCGCAACGCCTGTATAGCGCGCACCCGCACCGCCGAGGACGGCTGGACCGAGGTCCGCACGGACTTCATCGTCTGGAGCCTCCTCCCGGAGGACATCGAGGGCGTCAGCCAGGAACTGGCCGACAGCGGCGGCTACGGGGCCTACTCGGACTGGAACTGA
- the cbiE gene encoding precorrin-6y C5,15-methyltransferase (decarboxylating) subunit CbiE — MADRVTVIGWDGSPLTAAARSALAAATLVAGAAHHLALPEVPPPAERIRLGSVALAARRIAGHRGTAVVLADGDPGFFGVVRTLRSPEFGLEVEVVPGVSSVAAAFARAGMPWDDAEVVVAHRRTLRRAVNVCRAHTKVAVLTSPGAGPAELGLLLDGVHRTFVVCEELGTERERVTVLTSDKAVDRTWRDPNLVIVIGGHASAAEGGGWLAGRDPGGGPRGWALPSAVYGGALGEGEAELLRSSQLARLGPRVGDLVWDIGSGSGAFATEAARCGAAVIAVDRDPEACGRTTLAARRFGVQLQVVHGAAPHVLENLPEPDVVRVGGGGAAVVSAVADRRPRCIVTHALTRPAAERVGRDLNEHGYEVRCDFVQSVELDTRAWTERERSVAFLLSGTLPEHSL; from the coding sequence ATGGCCGACCGGGTCACCGTGATCGGCTGGGACGGCTCCCCCCTGACCGCCGCGGCACGCTCCGCCCTCGCCGCCGCCACACTGGTGGCCGGCGCGGCCCACCACCTCGCACTGCCCGAGGTGCCCCCGCCCGCCGAACGCATCCGTCTCGGCAGCGTCGCCCTCGCCGCCCGCCGCATCGCCGGCCATCGGGGCACCGCCGTGGTCCTCGCCGACGGCGACCCGGGCTTCTTCGGTGTCGTGCGCACTCTCAGGTCCCCCGAGTTCGGCCTGGAGGTCGAGGTCGTCCCCGGCGTCTCCTCCGTGGCCGCCGCCTTCGCCCGCGCGGGCATGCCCTGGGACGACGCGGAGGTCGTCGTCGCCCACCGCCGTACGCTGCGCCGCGCGGTGAACGTGTGCCGCGCCCACACCAAGGTCGCCGTCCTCACCTCGCCCGGCGCCGGACCCGCCGAACTCGGCCTGCTCCTCGACGGAGTGCACCGCACCTTCGTGGTCTGCGAGGAACTCGGCACGGAACGCGAGCGGGTCACCGTCCTCACCTCCGACAAGGCCGTCGACCGCACCTGGCGCGACCCCAACCTCGTCATCGTCATCGGCGGCCACGCGAGCGCGGCCGAGGGCGGCGGCTGGCTCGCCGGGCGCGACCCCGGCGGCGGACCGCGCGGCTGGGCCCTGCCCTCCGCCGTCTACGGCGGCGCCCTGGGCGAGGGCGAGGCCGAACTGCTGCGCTCCTCCCAACTGGCCCGCCTGGGACCGCGCGTGGGCGACCTCGTCTGGGACATCGGCTCCGGCAGCGGCGCCTTCGCCACCGAGGCCGCCCGCTGCGGCGCCGCCGTCATCGCCGTCGACCGCGACCCCGAGGCCTGCGGCCGCACGACCCTGGCCGCCCGCCGCTTCGGCGTCCAGCTCCAGGTGGTCCACGGCGCCGCCCCGCACGTCCTGGAGAACCTCCCCGAACCCGACGTCGTACGCGTCGGCGGTGGGGGAGCGGCCGTGGTGTCCGCCGTCGCCGACCGCCGCCCCCGGTGCATCGTCACCCACGCCCTGACCCGCCCCGCCGCCGAGCGCGTGGGACGGGACCTGAACGAGCACGGGTACGAGGTCCGCTGCGACTTCGTCCAGTCCGTGGAACTCGATACAAGGGCCTGGACGGAGCGGGAACGAAGCGTCGCCTTCCTGCTCAGCGGGACCCTGCCCGAACATTCCCTGTGA
- the cobT gene encoding nicotinate-nucleotide--dimethylbenzimidazole phosphoribosyltransferase — MTDTGQVPGEGLPESAGMVEQPGVPAPGAYTYLSETAAEDEDLLLPGAQGAWGNEMPPPAPEPVVQVVHEPVHEPGPHEMSGRDSGSLDLGAVRTPVATPVPQPPVARRPLHLGPPTPDASASPVRSLADRGPAGAPVPPGAGRHSGPPTMGPEYLDVPQQPVSQWVGAPAQAAPGVVAGGAAAETVVPQEAQLSVAVAETPLSEEAPQSADAPEEIQDAEALHQAQDAAYALAQEAAAAQFRNPEAVGTPVAAQFQAPEAVEPRTEAPEVPEAVDAPVAAEEQLPGEAEAPAAEQAEVSEAPEAQAHAPEAAEAPAPVDTEVPEPAEVPEPAEVPAAVREEAPAAVDAPPAPEAAEIASGVEHPQAVAPQAVAPQATDPVEAAPEAQAFDEAAPVDPAQQTPDATALPPAAQDSEPVPVQTAAEPQGLPQVPQEPEAATAPGDASAPAALDEAETLPPADHAGPAVSVVPVAPVPADEAVAEDMIEAQDTEQPAEQHAAPGPQAPTDEADAQAAPAAPAEEPPASPQEPAAENVTDTAAEPAPAQEPQQPVKPPVAEEPQQLTETAAVPTPDVPAEGAPETGAADSRPLEPVQPEPGPVPQDPQATEPVALVADQDQDQNQHQPEHRSEAQDRSEQDDQDRNEEAEQSAAEQAAADTVPQPETPQAPVPAEAVVEPEVTYVNAADRSAGGTDAQEPTPSDEATVEAPAEPAADSAAVTREIADPPAAEPSTAEAPIPAAAAIDAPQGAVIQPPAEPASDTPLAGTTEEPATGAGRTPAPFVPLLGSVPTAPHPATTPPHGMVVPPLSEQDRATPVAAEFPPTEGQTEPAGTGPAVPAPRDSEAETVLVPQPLAATGADPEVVQSAEDLATRAADQEDGEAPEAEAVEATAEESTAPVDETAEDAPADVREEARQPTGPAAPPYDDAEREAVLKVMRERRDIRNGFRSDPIPHDVLLRVLEAAHTAPSVGHSQPWDFVVIRSAETRRTMHELAQRQREAYAKSLPKGRAKQFKELKIEAILDTPVNIVVTADPTRGGRHTLGRHTQPQMAPYSSALAVENLWLAARAEGLGVGWVSFFDEREMVRALGLPEHLEVVAYLCVGYVDEFPAEPELMQAGWAKRRPLSWVVHEETYGRRALPGAEPHDLLAETVAGIRPLDAKALGEAWERQKRMTKPAGALGMLEIISAQLSGLSRQCPPPIPEPAAVAIFAGDHGVHAQGVTPWPQEVTAQMVANFLGGGAVCNAFAAQVGAEVCVVDVGVASDLPATPGLLPRKIRAGTSDMTTGPAMTREEAKQAIEVGIETARDLVAAGNKALLTGEMGIANTTASAALISVFTGADPSEVTGRGTGINDETLARKTDVVRRAIELHEPDPADPIGVLAAMGGFEHAAIVGLLLGGASLRTPVILDGVSAGAAALVARAIAPEVLAACIAGHRSAEPGHVAALQKLGLRPLVDLDLRLGEGTGALLALPVVQSAARAMHEVATFDSAGVTEK; from the coding sequence ATGACCGACACCGGCCAGGTCCCGGGCGAGGGACTGCCGGAGAGCGCAGGCATGGTGGAGCAGCCGGGCGTCCCTGCGCCGGGTGCGTACACCTACCTCTCCGAGACCGCCGCCGAGGACGAAGACCTTCTGCTGCCGGGTGCCCAGGGCGCGTGGGGCAACGAGATGCCGCCGCCCGCGCCCGAGCCCGTGGTCCAGGTCGTCCACGAACCCGTCCACGAGCCGGGCCCGCACGAGATGTCCGGCCGGGACAGCGGCTCGCTCGACCTCGGCGCCGTCCGTACGCCCGTCGCGACCCCCGTCCCGCAGCCGCCGGTGGCCCGTCGGCCCCTGCATCTCGGCCCGCCCACCCCCGACGCCTCCGCCAGCCCGGTCCGCTCCCTCGCCGACCGCGGCCCGGCCGGTGCCCCCGTCCCACCCGGCGCCGGGCGCCACTCCGGCCCGCCCACCATGGGCCCCGAGTATCTCGACGTGCCCCAGCAGCCCGTGTCGCAGTGGGTCGGGGCCCCTGCCCAGGCCGCCCCCGGGGTCGTCGCCGGGGGAGCGGCCGCAGAAACGGTCGTTCCGCAGGAGGCGCAGCTTTCCGTGGCGGTGGCGGAGACACCGCTGAGCGAGGAGGCGCCGCAGTCCGCCGACGCGCCGGAGGAGATCCAGGACGCCGAGGCCCTGCACCAGGCCCAGGACGCCGCGTACGCCCTGGCCCAGGAGGCCGCGGCCGCGCAGTTCCGCAACCCGGAAGCCGTGGGGACGCCGGTCGCCGCGCAGTTCCAGGCCCCGGAGGCGGTCGAGCCCCGGACTGAGGCCCCGGAGGTCCCGGAGGCCGTGGACGCGCCGGTCGCCGCCGAGGAGCAGTTGCCCGGCGAGGCCGAGGCGCCCGCCGCCGAGCAGGCCGAGGTCTCAGAGGCGCCCGAGGCGCAGGCTCACGCCCCGGAGGCGGCCGAGGCACCGGCCCCCGTCGACACCGAGGTGCCCGAACCGGCCGAGGTGCCCGAACCGGCCGAGGTGCCGGCTGCTGTGCGGGAAGAGGCCCCCGCGGCCGTCGACGCGCCTCCGGCCCCCGAGGCCGCCGAGATCGCGTCCGGCGTCGAGCACCCGCAGGCCGTGGCTCCGCAGGCGGTGGCTCCGCAGGCCACCGACCCGGTGGAGGCGGCACCCGAGGCGCAGGCCTTCGACGAGGCCGCGCCCGTCGACCCGGCCCAGCAGACGCCGGACGCGACGGCCCTCCCTCCGGCCGCCCAGGACTCAGAGCCGGTCCCGGTCCAGACCGCCGCCGAGCCCCAGGGCCTGCCTCAGGTCCCGCAGGAGCCCGAGGCGGCCACCGCGCCCGGCGACGCGTCCGCTCCGGCCGCGCTCGACGAGGCGGAGACGCTGCCGCCGGCGGACCACGCCGGGCCCGCGGTGTCCGTCGTGCCCGTAGCGCCCGTGCCGGCCGACGAGGCCGTGGCGGAGGACATGATCGAAGCGCAGGACACCGAGCAGCCCGCCGAGCAGCACGCAGCCCCCGGGCCGCAGGCGCCGACCGACGAGGCCGATGCCCAGGCGGCCCCCGCCGCGCCCGCCGAGGAGCCCCCCGCTTCCCCGCAGGAGCCCGCCGCCGAGAACGTCACGGACACCGCTGCGGAGCCCGCCCCTGCGCAGGAGCCCCAGCAGCCGGTGAAACCGCCGGTCGCCGAGGAGCCCCAGCAGCTCACGGAGACCGCGGCGGTCCCGACGCCGGACGTCCCCGCGGAGGGCGCGCCCGAAACCGGAGCCGCGGACTCCCGGCCGCTGGAGCCCGTACAGCCGGAACCCGGGCCCGTACCGCAGGACCCGCAGGCCACCGAGCCGGTCGCACTCGTAGCGGACCAGGACCAGGACCAGAACCAGCACCAACCCGAGCACCGGAGCGAGGCCCAGGACCGCAGCGAGCAGGACGACCAGGACCGGAACGAGGAAGCGGAGCAGTCGGCAGCCGAACAGGCCGCCGCCGACACCGTTCCGCAGCCGGAGACCCCGCAGGCACCCGTCCCCGCCGAAGCCGTCGTCGAGCCCGAGGTCACGTACGTGAACGCGGCGGACCGGTCGGCCGGCGGTACGGATGCCCAGGAGCCCACGCCTTCGGACGAGGCGACCGTCGAGGCTCCGGCCGAGCCCGCGGCCGACTCCGCGGCCGTGACCCGCGAGATCGCGGACCCCCCGGCTGCCGAGCCGTCCACGGCCGAGGCTCCGATTCCCGCGGCCGCCGCGATCGACGCCCCCCAGGGCGCGGTGATCCAGCCCCCGGCCGAGCCCGCGTCGGACACCCCGCTCGCCGGCACCACCGAGGAGCCCGCAACCGGCGCCGGTCGTACGCCGGCCCCGTTCGTGCCCCTCCTCGGCTCCGTGCCGACCGCCCCGCACCCGGCCACGACCCCGCCCCACGGGATGGTGGTCCCGCCGCTGTCGGAGCAGGACCGGGCGACCCCCGTCGCCGCCGAGTTCCCGCCGACCGAGGGCCAGACGGAACCGGCCGGGACCGGGCCCGCGGTCCCGGCGCCCCGGGACTCCGAGGCCGAGACGGTGCTCGTGCCGCAGCCGCTCGCGGCGACCGGCGCGGACCCGGAGGTCGTCCAGAGCGCCGAGGACCTGGCCACCCGGGCCGCCGACCAGGAGGACGGCGAGGCGCCGGAAGCGGAAGCAGTGGAAGCGACAGCCGAAGAAAGCACGGCCCCGGTGGACGAGACAGCCGAAGACGCACCGGCGGACGTGCGGGAGGAGGCCCGGCAGCCCACGGGCCCGGCCGCGCCGCCCTACGACGACGCCGAACGCGAGGCCGTCCTCAAGGTCATGCGCGAGCGCCGCGACATCCGCAACGGCTTCCGCAGCGACCCGATCCCGCACGACGTGCTGCTCCGCGTCCTGGAGGCCGCCCACACGGCACCCTCCGTCGGCCACTCGCAGCCCTGGGACTTCGTCGTCATCCGGTCCGCCGAGACGCGCCGCACGATGCACGAACTCGCCCAGCGCCAGCGCGAGGCGTACGCGAAGTCGCTGCCGAAGGGCCGGGCGAAGCAGTTCAAGGAACTGAAGATCGAGGCGATCCTCGACACCCCGGTGAACATCGTCGTCACCGCCGACCCCACCCGGGGCGGCCGGCACACCCTGGGCCGCCACACCCAGCCGCAGATGGCCCCGTACTCCTCCGCCCTCGCGGTCGAGAACCTCTGGCTCGCGGCCCGCGCCGAGGGCCTCGGCGTCGGCTGGGTCAGCTTCTTCGACGAGCGCGAGATGGTCCGTGCCCTCGGCCTGCCCGAGCACCTGGAGGTCGTGGCGTACCTGTGCGTCGGGTACGTCGACGAGTTCCCGGCGGAGCCCGAGCTGATGCAGGCGGGCTGGGCCAAGCGCCGCCCGCTCTCCTGGGTCGTCCACGAGGAGACGTACGGCCGCCGCGCCCTGCCCGGCGCCGAGCCGCACGACCTGCTCGCCGAGACCGTCGCCGGCATCCGCCCGCTGGACGCCAAGGCGCTCGGCGAGGCGTGGGAGCGCCAGAAGCGCATGACCAAGCCGGCCGGCGCCCTCGGCATGCTGGAGATCATCTCCGCCCAGCTGTCCGGCCTGTCCAGGCAGTGCCCGCCGCCCATCCCGGAGCCCGCGGCCGTCGCGATCTTCGCGGGCGACCACGGCGTCCACGCCCAGGGCGTCACCCCCTGGCCCCAGGAGGTGACGGCCCAGATGGTCGCCAACTTCCTGGGCGGGGGTGCCGTCTGCAACGCCTTCGCCGCCCAGGTGGGCGCCGAGGTCTGCGTCGTGGACGTCGGCGTGGCGAGTGACCTCCCGGCCACCCCGGGGCTGCTGCCGCGCAAGATCCGCGCCGGTACGTCCGACATGACCACCGGCCCCGCGATGACCCGCGAAGAGGCAAAGCAGGCCATCGAGGTGGGCATCGAGACGGCCCGCGACCTGGTCGCGGCCGGCAACAAGGCGCTCCTCACGGGCGAGATGGGCATCGCCAACACCACCGCCTCCGCCGCCCTGATCTCCGTCTTCACCGGCGCCGACCCCTCCGAGGTCACCGGCCGGGGCACGGGCATCAACGACGAGACCCTCGCCCGCAAGACGGACGTCGTACGCCGCGCCATCGAGCTGCACGAGCCCGACCCGGCCGACCCCATCGGCGTCCTGGCGGCGATGGGCGGCTTCGAACACGCCGCCATCGTCGGTCTCCTCCTCGGCGGCGCCTCCCTGCGTACGCCGGTGATCCTCGACGGCGTCAGCGCCGGCGCCGCCGCGCTGGTGGCCCGTGCCATCGCCCCCGAGGTCCTCGCCGCCTGCATCGCCGGCCACCGCAGTGCCGAGCCCGGCCATGTGGCCGCCCTGCAGAAACTGGGTCTGCGCCCGCTGGTCGACCTCGACCTCCGCCTCGGCGAGGGCACCGGCGCCCTCCTCGCCCTCCCGGTCGTCCAGAGCGCGGCCAGGGCGATGCACGAGGTGGCGACGTTCGACTCGGCGGGGGTGACCGAGAAGTAG
- the cobA gene encoding uroporphyrinogen-III C-methyltransferase: protein MAEHPAYPVGLRLTGRRVVVIGGGQVAQRRLPALIAAGADIVLVSPSATPSVEAMADAGELTWERRRYAEGDLAEAWYVLIATGDPVANARASAEAERHRIWCVRSDSAEEATAWTPATGHSEGVTVAVLTANAQERDPRHTAAIRDAVVEGLRDGTLVAPHHRTRTPGVSLVGGGPGDPDLITVRGRRLLAEADVVIADRLGPRDLLAELPPHVEVIDAAKIPYGRFMAQEAINNALIEHAKQGKSVVRLKGGDPYVFGRGMEELHALAEAGIPCTVVPGISSSISVPSAAGIPVTHRGVAHEFTVVSGHVAPDDERSLVDWPALARLTGTLVILMGVDKIGRIAETLVAHGRSPDTPVALVQEGTTAAQRRVDATLATVAETVRAQGVKPPAVIVIGEVVKVGPGPDA, encoded by the coding sequence ATGGCCGAACACCCCGCCTACCCCGTAGGCCTCCGCCTCACCGGCCGCCGAGTGGTCGTCATCGGCGGCGGCCAGGTCGCCCAACGCCGCCTCCCCGCCCTCATCGCGGCCGGCGCCGACATCGTCCTCGTGTCCCCGAGCGCCACCCCCTCCGTGGAGGCGATGGCGGACGCGGGCGAGCTGACCTGGGAGCGGCGCAGGTACGCGGAGGGCGACCTCGCCGAGGCCTGGTACGTCCTGATCGCCACCGGCGACCCGGTGGCGAACGCCCGCGCGTCCGCCGAGGCGGAGCGCCACCGCATCTGGTGCGTCCGCTCCGACAGCGCGGAGGAGGCCACCGCCTGGACCCCGGCGACCGGCCACAGCGAGGGCGTCACGGTCGCCGTGCTCACCGCCAACGCCCAGGAGCGCGACCCCCGCCACACCGCCGCGATCCGCGACGCGGTCGTCGAGGGCCTGCGGGACGGCACCCTCGTGGCCCCCCACCACCGCACCCGCACCCCCGGTGTCTCCCTCGTCGGCGGCGGCCCCGGCGACCCGGACCTGATCACCGTGCGCGGCCGCCGCCTCCTCGCCGAGGCCGATGTCGTCATCGCCGACCGCCTCGGCCCCCGCGACCTCCTCGCCGAACTCCCGCCGCACGTCGAGGTGATCGACGCGGCGAAGATTCCGTACGGCCGCTTCATGGCCCAGGAGGCGATCAACAACGCGCTGATCGAGCACGCCAAGCAGGGCAAGTCGGTCGTGCGCCTCAAGGGCGGCGACCCGTACGTGTTCGGCCGCGGCATGGAGGAACTGCACGCGCTCGCCGAGGCCGGCATCCCGTGCACGGTCGTCCCCGGCATCTCCAGTTCGATCTCCGTCCCGAGCGCGGCCGGCATCCCGGTCACCCACCGGGGTGTCGCGCACGAGTTCACCGTGGTCAGCGGCCATGTGGCCCCCGACGACGAGCGCTCCCTCGTCGACTGGCCCGCCCTCGCCCGGCTGACCGGCACCCTGGTGATCCTGATGGGCGTCGACAAGATCGGCCGGATCGCCGAGACCCTGGTGGCGCACGGGAGGTCCCCGGACACCCCGGTCGCCCTGGTCCAGGAGGGCACCACGGCCGCCCAGCGCCGGGTGGACGCCACCCTCGCCACGGTCGCCGAGACGGTGCGTGCGCAAGGGGTCAAGCCGCCGGCCGTGATCGTGATCGGCGAGGTCGTGAAGGTGGGGCCCGGGCCGGACGCATGA
- a CDS encoding TrmH family RNA methyltransferase, giving the protein MADLITVDDPDDPRLRDYTGLTDVELRRRREPAEGLFIAEGEKVIRRAKEAGYEMRSMLLSAKWVDVMRDVIDELPAPVYAVSPELAEQVTGYHVHRGALASMQRRPLPTADQLLGAARRVVIMESVNDHTNIGAIFRSAAALGMDAVLLSPDCADPLYRRSVKVSMGAVFSVPYARLDAWPKGLDAVRDAGFTLLALTPDEKAKSLDETAPHRMDRVALMLGAEGDGLSTKALMSADEWVRIPMAHGVDSLNVGAAAAVAFYAVATGRPRN; this is encoded by the coding sequence GTGGCCGATCTCATCACCGTTGACGACCCCGACGACCCGCGCCTGCGCGACTACACCGGCCTGACCGACGTGGAGCTGCGCCGACGGCGCGAACCCGCCGAGGGCCTGTTCATCGCCGAGGGCGAGAAGGTCATCAGACGGGCCAAGGAAGCCGGCTACGAGATGCGCTCCATGCTGCTCTCCGCCAAGTGGGTCGACGTCATGCGCGACGTCATCGACGAACTCCCGGCCCCCGTCTACGCGGTCAGCCCCGAACTCGCCGAACAGGTCACCGGGTACCACGTGCACCGCGGCGCCCTCGCCTCGATGCAGCGCAGGCCCCTGCCGACGGCCGACCAACTCCTGGGCGCCGCCCGCCGGGTCGTCATCATGGAGTCGGTCAACGACCACACCAACATCGGCGCGATCTTCCGCTCGGCCGCCGCCCTCGGCATGGACGCGGTCCTGCTCTCCCCGGACTGCGCCGACCCGCTCTACCGCCGCAGCGTCAAGGTCTCCATGGGAGCGGTCTTCTCCGTGCCCTACGCCCGCCTGGACGCCTGGCCCAAGGGCCTCGACGCGGTCCGCGACGCCGGCTTCACCCTGCTCGCCCTCACCCCGGACGAGAAGGCGAAGTCCCTCGACGAGACCGCCCCGCACCGCATGGACCGCGTCGCCCTGATGCTCGGCGCCGAGGGAGACGGCCTCTCCACCAAGGCCCTCATGTCCGCCGACGAATGGGTCCGCATCCCCATGGCCCACGGAGTCGACTCCCTCAACGTGGGCGCGGCGGCGGCAGTGGCCTTCTACGCGGTGGCGACGGGACGGCCGCGGAACTAG
- a CDS encoding serine/threonine-protein kinase produces the protein MNMAMMRLRREDPRVVGSFRIHRRLGAGGMGVVYLGSDRRGQRVALKVIRPDLAEDQEFRSRFAREVSAARRIRGGCTARLVAADLDADRPWFATQYVPGPSLHDKVADEGPMSAADVAAVGAALSEGLVAVHEAGVVHRDLKPSNILLSPKGPRIIDFGIAWATGASTLTHVGTAVGSPGFLAPEQVRGAAVTPATDVFSLGATLAYAATSDSPFGHGSSEVMLYRVVHEEAQLRGVPDALAPLVRACLAKDPEERPSTLQLSLRLKEIAAREAQGLSDMRPPAPRTDPDRSSGRLAEQYVEQRTLRQPPEPRGTQPGRPGTAGAQAPRTGGGSRAGGSGARTGAGGARSGARPLPPRNTTGSGKRPAPRSGAGRPGPRTNGTGRRPANPRLLRQRLFVFVVVTLLAALGIATAQGCQGPSRGLGDGVRQEQPVVERDGGGSAGSALVP, from the coding sequence ATGAACATGGCGATGATGCGCCTGAGGCGCGAGGACCCGCGCGTCGTCGGCTCGTTCAGGATCCACAGACGGCTCGGCGCGGGGGGAATGGGCGTCGTCTACCTGGGCTCCGACCGGCGTGGACAGCGCGTCGCGCTCAAGGTCATCCGGCCGGACCTGGCGGAGGATCAGGAGTTCCGGTCCCGGTTCGCGCGCGAGGTGTCGGCGGCGCGGCGGATCAGGGGCGGGTGCACGGCCCGGCTGGTCGCCGCCGATCTGGACGCGGACCGGCCGTGGTTCGCCACGCAGTACGTGCCGGGGCCCTCGCTGCACGACAAGGTCGCCGATGAGGGGCCCATGTCGGCGGCCGACGTGGCCGCCGTCGGCGCCGCCCTCTCCGAGGGGCTCGTGGCCGTGCACGAGGCCGGTGTCGTACACCGTGATCTCAAGCCCTCCAACATCCTGCTGTCCCCCAAGGGGCCGCGGATCATCGACTTCGGTATCGCGTGGGCGACCGGGGCCTCGACCCTGACCCATGTCGGTACGGCCGTGGGGTCGCCCGGCTTCCTGGCGCCCGAACAGGTGCGCGGGGCCGCCGTCACGCCGGCCACCGACGTCTTCTCCCTCGGCGCCACGCTCGCCTACGCGGCGACCTCCGACTCGCCCTTCGGACACGGCAGTTCGGAGGTCATGCTCTACCGGGTGGTGCACGAGGAGGCGCAGCTGCGCGGGGTGCCCGACGCGCTCGCCCCCCTCGTCCGCGCCTGTCTGGCGAAGGACCCGGAGGAGCGGCCCAGCACGCTGCAACTGTCGCTGCGGCTCAAGGAGATCGCCGCCCGTGAGGCACAGGGCCTGTCCGACATGCGGCCGCCCGCGCCGCGCACGGATCCGGACCGCTCCTCGGGGCGGCTCGCGGAGCAGTACGTCGAGCAGCGCACCCTGCGCCAGCCGCCGGAGCCGCGGGGGACACAGCCCGGCAGGCCGGGCACGGCCGGTGCACAGGCTCCCCGGACCGGGGGCGGCTCCCGGGCGGGTGGGAGCGGGGCGCGGACGGGGGCCGGCGGGGCGCGTTCGGGGGCTCGTCCCCTGCCACCGCGCAACACCACGGGGTCCGGGAAGCGGCCCGCTCCGCGCAGTGGCGCGGGGCGGCCGGGGCCCCGGACCAACGGGACCGGGCGACGGCCCGCCAATCCGCGGCTGCTGCGGCAGCGGCTTTTCGTGTTCGTCGTGGTGACGCTGCTCGCCGCGCTCGGGATCGCCACGGCGCAGGGGTGCCAGGGGCCGTCCCGGGGGCTCGGTGACGGCGTCCGCCAGGAGCAGCCGGTCGTGGAGCGGGACGGCGGGGGTTCGGCGGGGTCGGCCCTGGTCCCCTAG